The Puntigrus tetrazona isolate hp1 chromosome 3, ASM1883169v1, whole genome shotgun sequence genome contains a region encoding:
- the caskin1 gene encoding caskin-1 isoform X7 codes for MGKDQELLQAVKTEDLMTVQKLLQRPKPGKAKLLGSAKKVNVNFQDTDGFSPLHHAALNGNVEVISLLLESQAIVDIRDQKGMRPLHYAAWQGKSEPMKLLLKSGSSVNGQSDEGQIPLHLAAQHGHYDVSEMLLQHQSNPCIVDNAGKTPLDLACEFGRVGVVQLLLSSNMCAALLEPKPGDSTDPNGTSPLHLAAKNGHIDIIRLLIQAGIDINRQTKAGTALHEAALCGKTDVVRLLLDSGINATVRNTYSQTALDIVYQFTATQASREIKQMLRGKKRDASAALQVRALKDYCNNYDLTSLNIKAGDVITVLEQHSDGRWKGCIHDNRTGNDRVGYFPSSLVEVISKRPGAAGKRGQQAGSWSTVTCTQQYQKIQLCAPVCGPVSPAVAMVNGDSYHEIHILPPPPPPPPHSHLPLFTSFGYNRSPNTSGEPHSGQEAKNDQDLASSRGSESSPHGSPTPAGGPHGGSSEEIWVLRKPVAGGDRSSVGSSGSVTSARSSGSGQSAGSSSILHAQAEGVKLLATVLSQSAKAKEHLLEQTKSLDHPSHASSNKGPSSRSQSLSSCPLHEQPYGEAVSQRKGEVLPEGKDLTAIGVTKPGHRKKITSEINKITVNEWLPDQKPASLGEWLAMIGLSQYHQILVQNGYENIDFITDITWEDLQEIGITKLGHQKKLMLAVKKLAEIQKASDGRNTLRKKPPVTQEVMAIESPPHDSGECMSPKMTTFQDSELSGELQAALTRPADVQDGAEMRTNSNLGPQHRARSLHENSMSKSRDSEEPSGPPKKEARTMRQSSQGGVRSTSSAQPKPRQSYPQGAGPPYTPPQTPTKTKPPTSQAMSNPPSKQKPSTQLHQQTEKPITTRAHPQSPTQRSHPHPVSQPVETKEAAPQGPAVSVPLLCLPPEGDEACDEYGLPKKRAHSLNRYAVSDGEQERDELNVPDSGGKYATVQNRVGRSNSMKGQADKNVNRSQSFALRQKKKGPPPPPPKRSSSAISSSSSNLTEVPKETSSGPLLEVPYQPQRRASDLGGTVDTGSAGSVRSIAAMLEMSSIGGGAKGLALQKSAGHYLQVGSTGGKQRDAIGLDGEVVNRRRTISGPVTELVAAAKRGPQPEPVQDRQRNETQPSSSGSSAENLPFAEDGNLTIKQRPRQGKDENEEGLEMSYSLSQEDHSHVDTTASLKRMVQSTKQQPNGTKFQLTESNTVKRRPKNKDKDTEELQDGQMPVPYENGTGTIKRRPVSEVTVSEQPRPQEHPENSPRRDSADLEGHVTESAPRKSVKPPVSPKPVLAQHMKKQGPPAAITKKAPFPGPTGAPGSPGTTQCGPFTCPVFTQLFEGKKVPPPISPKPTPPPTAPKPSKNVLQSLNATPNPTPIPSPAKQTVTRMASTAPAQNNHPVKATTPPALSAQTPHTPQSPHTPQTPQTPQTPLTPQTPQTPQTSGPPTPTPTPPPVKPPRSSISGVSMDSSTGSAFVAGVVTVDAVHQKIEETSASLAAALQAVEEKIKEDGQKDSLAENKSTVSILDDIGSMFDDLADQLDAMLE; via the exons ATTTTCACCACTGCACCATGCAGCTCTCAATGGAAATGTGGAGGTTATATCTCTGCTGCTGGAGTCTCAGGCCATAGTGGACATCAGGGACCAGAAAG GGATGCGGCCTCTGCATTATGCGGCGTGGCAGGGAAAGTCAGAGCCCATGAAGTTGCTCCTGAAGTCAGGCTCTTCTGTGAACGGTCAGTCTGATGAGGGTCAGATCCCCCTGCACCTGGCTGCTCAGCACGGACACTATGACGTA TCTGAGATGCTTCTGCAGCACCAGTCGAACCCCTGCATAGTCGACAATGCTGGGAAGACCCCACTGGACCTGGCTTGTGAATTCGGTCGGGTTGGG GTGGTCCAGCTGCTACTGAGCAGTAACATGTGTGCGGCTCTGTTGGAGCCCAAGCCCGGAGACTCGACTGATCCCAACGGCACCAGCCCGTTGCATCTCGCTGCCAAAAACGGACACATCGACATCATCAG ATTGCTGATCCAGGCCGGTATCGACATCAACAGGCAGACCAAAGCGGGCACTGCCCTGCATGAAGCTGCGCTGTGTGGGAAGACTGATGTGGTGCGCCTCCTGCTGGAT AGTGGCATCAATGCAACAGTGAGAAACACATACAGCCAGACGGCCCTGGACATCGTCTACCAGTTCACTGCTAcacaggccagccgagagatcAAGCAGATGCTGCGAGGTAAGAAAAGGG ATGCCTCAGCAGCCTTGCAGGTCAGGGCACTGAAGGACTACTGTAACAATTACGACCTGACTAGCCTTAATATAAAGGCTGGAGATGTTATCACG GTTCTGGAGCAACATTCAGATGGGAGGTGGAAGGGCTGCATCCATGATAACCGCACAGGAAATGACAGAGTGGGCTACTTCCCCTCCAGCTTGGTGGAAGTGATCAGTAAGAGGCCTGGGGCTGCGGGTAAGAGAGGACAACAGGCGG GTTCATGGAGTACAGTCACTTGTACCCAACAGTATCAAAAGATACAGCTCTGTGCGCCGGTGTGCGGCCCTGTGTCGCCCGCCGTTGCCATGGTGAATGGGGACTCGTATCATGAGATTCATATCCTGCCGCCTCCTCCACCTCCGCCACCACATTCCCATCTGCCACTTTTCACTTCCTTTGGCTATAACAGGTCCCCAAACACCTCAGGAGAGCCGCACAGTGGACAAG aggccAAGAATGACCAAGATTTGGCTA GTTCTCGCGGCTCAGAGTCCAGTCCACATGGCTCACCCACCCCAGCCGGTGGTCCCCACGGCGGCAGCAGCGAGGAGATCTGGGTGCTGCGCAAGCCTGTGGCAG GTGGAGACCGCAGCAGCGTGGGAAGTTCAGGCAGTGTGACCAGTGCCCGATCCTCTGGTAGTGGACAGAGCGCAGGCAGCAGCAGTATCCTTCATGCACAGGCAGAGGGAGTCAAG CTTCTGGCCACGGTTTTGTCCCAGTCAGCCAAAGCTAAAGAACACCTGCTGGAGCAGACCAAGTCTTTGGACCACCCCTCTCACGCTTCCAGCAACAAGG GACCCTCCTCACGCAGTCAGAGTTTGTCAAGCTGTCCACTTCATGAGCAGCCGTATGGGGAGGCGGTGTCTCAGAGGAAAGGGGAGGTGCTGCCCGAGGGGAAG gattTAACAGCTATTGGAGTTACCAAACCAGGACATCGAAAGAAGATAACCTCAGAGATCAATAAGATAACTGTAAATGAGTGGCTGCCTGACCAAAAACCA GCGAGTCTTGGAGAATGGTTAGCTATGATTGGGTTGAGTCAGTATCACCAAATCTTAGTCCAAAACGGATATGAGAACATTGACTTCATCACTGACATCACGTGGGAGGACCTTCAGGAGATTGGCATTACAAAACTTG GACACCAGAAGAAGCTTATGCTTGCAGTGAAGAAGCTAGCAGAGATCCAAAAGGCCTCTGATGGTCGCAACACATTGCGTAAAAAGCCCCCAGTCACTCAGGAAGTGATGGCTATTGAGAGCCCACCCCACGACAGTGGAGAGTGTATGTCCCCTAAAATGACAACGTTCCAGGACAGTGAACTGAGTGGGGAGTTACAGGCTGCTCTTACACGCCCTGCTGATGTGCAGGATGGTGCAGAAATGAGAACCAACAGCAACCTGGGACCACAACACCGAGCCCGCAGTCTGCATGAGAACAGTATGAGCAAGAGCCGAGACTCAGAAGAGCCTAGTGGGCCACCCAAAAAGGAGGCACGTACTATGCGCCAGAGCAGCCAAGGAGGGGTGAGAAGTACCTCATCGGCGCAGCCAAAACCGCGTCAGTCTTATCCCCAAGGTGCAGGACCACCCTATACTCCACCACAAACACCCACCAAAACAAAGCCTCCCACCTCACAGGCAATGAGTAACCCACcaagtaaacaaaaacctaGCACTCAGCTGCATCAGCAGACCGAAAAGCCCATAACAACTCGTGCTCACCCCCAGTCCCCCACTCAAAGGTCCCATCCACACCCAGTGTCCCAGCCTGTGGAAACTAAGGAGGCTGCACCTCAAGGACCTGCTGTCTCAGTACCACTCCTGTGCCTGCCTCCAGAAGGTGATGAAGCTTGCGATGAGTATGGTCTGCCCAAGAAACGGGCCCACAGCCTGAATCGCTATGCTGTTTCTGATGGTGAGCAGGAGCGGGACGAGCTAAATGTGCCAGATTCAGGAGGAAAGTATGCCACAGTACAGAACCGGGTGGGTCGCAGCAACTCAATGAAAGGGCAGGCAGACAAAAATGTCAACCGAAGCCAGTCCTTTGCACTCAGACAGAAAAAGAAGGgtcctcctccacctcccccCAAACGCTCTAGTTCAGCCATCTCGAGCTCCAGTAGTAATCTGACAGAAGTGCCCAAGGAGACAAGCAGTGGACCTCTTCTGGAGGTCCCCTACCAACCACAAAGACGTGCAAGTGACCTGGGTGGCACTGTAGACACGGGCAGTGCCGGTAGTGTGAGGAGCATTGCAGCCATGTTGGAAATGTCCTCCATTGGTGGGGGTGCCAAGGGTCTCGCTTTACAGAAGTCTGCAGGTCACTATCTGCAG GTGGGTTCTACTGGAGGAAAGCAGCGAGATGCTATTGGTCTGGATGGAGAAGTAGTGAACCGTCGCAGGACTATTAGTGGGCCTGTCACTGAGTTAGTAGCAGCTGCTAAGCGAGGACCACAGCCAGAGCCAGTCCAGGATAGACAACGCAATGAAACCCAGCCAAGCTCTAGTGGGAGCTCAGCAGAGAATCTTCCATTTGCTGAGGATGGAAACCTCACCATCAAACAAAGACCTAGACAGGGCAAAGATGAGAATGAGGAGGGACTAGAAATGTCATACTCCTTATCCCAGGAGGACCATTCACATGTGGATACCACAGCCTCACTGAAAAGGATGGTCCAAAGCACCAAGCAGCAACCAAATGGCACCAAGTTCCAGCTAACAGAGTCAAATACAGTTAAGCGCCGCCCCAAGAACAAAGACAAAGATACAGAAGAACTCCAGGATGGGCAGATGCCTGTACCATATGAGAATGGGACTGGCACCATTAAAAGGCGCCCTGTGTCAGAGGTTACAGTTTCGGAGCAGCCCAGGCCACAGGAACATCCTGAGAACTCGCCTCGTCGGGACAGTGCAGACTTGGAAGGCCATGTTACTGAGAGTGCCCCTCGTAAGTCCGTCAAACCTCCTGTGTCCCCCAAACCTGTTCTGGCCCAGCACATGAAGAAACAAGGACCACCGGCtgccatcaccaagaaagccccaTTTCCTGGACCAACTGGGGCACCTGGCAGCCCAGGTACTACACAGTGCGGCCCTTTCACTTGCCCTGTCTTTACACAATTAT TTGAGGGAAAGAAAGTACCTCCTCCAATTTCACCGAAACCTACACCTCCTCCCACAGCCCCCAAACCATCCAAAAATGTTCTGCAGTCTTTAAATGCAACACCTAATCCCACTCCCATACCCTCTCCAGCCAAGCAGACTGTTACCAGAATGGCTAGCACAGCTCCTGCCCAGAACAACCACCCTGTCAAGGCTACAACCCCACCAGCCTTGAGTGCACAGACCCCACACACGCCCCAGTCTCCTCACACCCCACAGACACCACAGACACCCCAGACACCTCTAACCCCACAGACACCCCAAACTCCCCAGACATCAGGTCCCCCAACACCCACCCCTACACCACCACCTGTGAAGCCCCCTCGCTCCTCAATCAGTGGGGTGTCCATGGACAGTTCAACTGGATCAGCGTTTGTCGCAGGGGTAGTGACAGTAGATGCAGTGCACCAGAAGATAGAAGAGACCAGTGCCTCACTGGCTGCAGCCCTGCAGGCAGTCGAAGAGAAGATCAAGGAGGATGGGCAAAAAGA CTCACTGGCTGAAAACAAGAGCACAGTGAGTATCCTAGACGACATCGGCAGCATGTTCGATGACCTGGCCGACCAGCTGGATGCCATGTTGGAGTGA
- the caskin1 gene encoding caskin-1 isoform X8: MGKDQELLQAVKTEDLMTVQKLLQRPKPGKAKLLGSAKKVNVNFQDTDGFSPLHHAALNGNVEVISLLLESQAIVDIRDQKGMRPLHYAAWQGKSEPMKLLLKSGSSVNGQSDEGQIPLHLAAQHGHYDVSEMLLQHQSNPCIVDNAGKTPLDLACEFGRVGVVQLLLSSNMCAALLEPKPGDSTDPNGTSPLHLAAKNGHIDIIRLLIQAGIDINRQTKAGTALHEAALCGKTDVVRLLLDSGINATVRNTYSQTALDIVYQFTATQASREIKQMLRGKKRDASAALQVRALKDYCNNYDLTSLNIKAGDVITVLEQHSDGRWKGCIHDNRTGNDRVGYFPSSLVEVISKRPGAAGKRGQQAGSWSTVTCTQQYQKIQLCAPVCGPVSPAVAMVNGDSYHEIHILPPPPPPPPHSHLPLFTSFGYNRSPNTSGEPHSGQGGDRSSVGSSGSVTSARSSGSGQSAGSSSILHAQAEGVKLLATVLSQSAKAKEHLLEQTKSLDHPSHASSNKGPSSRSQSLSSCPLHEQPYGEAVSQRKGEVLPEGKSSEAVIEWLSEFQLQVYAPNFISAGYDIPTISRMTPEDLTAIGVTKPGHRKKITSEINKITVNEWLPDQKPASLGEWLAMIGLSQYHQILVQNGYENIDFITDITWEDLQEIGITKLGHQKKLMLAVKKLAEIQKASDGRNTLRKKPPVTQEVMAIESPPHDSGECMSPKMTTFQDSELSGELQAALTRPADVQDGAEMRTNSNLGPQHRARSLHENSMSKSRDSEEPSGPPKKEARTMRQSSQGGVRSTSSAQPKPRQSYPQGAGPPYTPPQTPTKTKPPTSQAMSNPPSKQKPSTQLHQQTEKPITTRAHPQSPTQRSHPHPVSQPVETKEAAPQGPAVSVPLLCLPPEGDEACDEYGLPKKRAHSLNRYAVSDGEQERDELNVPDSGGKYATVQNRVGRSNSMKGQADKNVNRSQSFALRQKKKGPPPPPPKRSSSAISSSSSNLTEVPKETSSGPLLEVPYQPQRRASDLGGTVDTGSAGSVRSIAAMLEMSSIGGGAKGLALQKSAGHYLQVGSTGGKQRDAIGLDGEVVNRRRTISGPVTELVAAAKRGPQPEPVQDRQRNETQPSSSGSSAENLPFAEDGNLTIKQRPRQGKDENEEGLEMSYSLSQEDHSHVDTTASLKRMVQSTKQQPNGTKFQLTESNTVKRRPKNKDKDTEELQDGQMPVPYENGTGTIKRRPVSEVTVSEQPRPQEHPENSPRRDSADLEGHVTESAPRKSVKPPVSPKPVLAQHMKKQGPPAAITKKAPFPGPTGAPGSPGTTQCGPFTCPVFTQLFEGKKVPPPISPKPTPPPTAPKPSKNVLQSLNATPNPTPIPSPAKQTVTRMASTAPAQNNHPVKATTPPALSAQTPHTPQSPHTPQTPQTPQTPLTPQTPQTPQTSGPPTPTPTPPPVKPPRSSISGVSMDSSTGSAFVAGVVTVDAVHQKIEETSASLAAALQAVEEKIKEDGQKDSLAENKSTVSILDDIGSMFDDLADQLDAMLE; this comes from the exons ATTTTCACCACTGCACCATGCAGCTCTCAATGGAAATGTGGAGGTTATATCTCTGCTGCTGGAGTCTCAGGCCATAGTGGACATCAGGGACCAGAAAG GGATGCGGCCTCTGCATTATGCGGCGTGGCAGGGAAAGTCAGAGCCCATGAAGTTGCTCCTGAAGTCAGGCTCTTCTGTGAACGGTCAGTCTGATGAGGGTCAGATCCCCCTGCACCTGGCTGCTCAGCACGGACACTATGACGTA TCTGAGATGCTTCTGCAGCACCAGTCGAACCCCTGCATAGTCGACAATGCTGGGAAGACCCCACTGGACCTGGCTTGTGAATTCGGTCGGGTTGGG GTGGTCCAGCTGCTACTGAGCAGTAACATGTGTGCGGCTCTGTTGGAGCCCAAGCCCGGAGACTCGACTGATCCCAACGGCACCAGCCCGTTGCATCTCGCTGCCAAAAACGGACACATCGACATCATCAG ATTGCTGATCCAGGCCGGTATCGACATCAACAGGCAGACCAAAGCGGGCACTGCCCTGCATGAAGCTGCGCTGTGTGGGAAGACTGATGTGGTGCGCCTCCTGCTGGAT AGTGGCATCAATGCAACAGTGAGAAACACATACAGCCAGACGGCCCTGGACATCGTCTACCAGTTCACTGCTAcacaggccagccgagagatcAAGCAGATGCTGCGAGGTAAGAAAAGGG ATGCCTCAGCAGCCTTGCAGGTCAGGGCACTGAAGGACTACTGTAACAATTACGACCTGACTAGCCTTAATATAAAGGCTGGAGATGTTATCACG GTTCTGGAGCAACATTCAGATGGGAGGTGGAAGGGCTGCATCCATGATAACCGCACAGGAAATGACAGAGTGGGCTACTTCCCCTCCAGCTTGGTGGAAGTGATCAGTAAGAGGCCTGGGGCTGCGGGTAAGAGAGGACAACAGGCGG GTTCATGGAGTACAGTCACTTGTACCCAACAGTATCAAAAGATACAGCTCTGTGCGCCGGTGTGCGGCCCTGTGTCGCCCGCCGTTGCCATGGTGAATGGGGACTCGTATCATGAGATTCATATCCTGCCGCCTCCTCCACCTCCGCCACCACATTCCCATCTGCCACTTTTCACTTCCTTTGGCTATAACAGGTCCCCAAACACCTCAGGAGAGCCGCACAGTGGACAAG GTGGAGACCGCAGCAGCGTGGGAAGTTCAGGCAGTGTGACCAGTGCCCGATCCTCTGGTAGTGGACAGAGCGCAGGCAGCAGCAGTATCCTTCATGCACAGGCAGAGGGAGTCAAG CTTCTGGCCACGGTTTTGTCCCAGTCAGCCAAAGCTAAAGAACACCTGCTGGAGCAGACCAAGTCTTTGGACCACCCCTCTCACGCTTCCAGCAACAAGG GACCCTCCTCACGCAGTCAGAGTTTGTCAAGCTGTCCACTTCATGAGCAGCCGTATGGGGAGGCGGTGTCTCAGAGGAAAGGGGAGGTGCTGCCCGAGGGGAAG AGCTCAGAGGCTGTTATCGAATGGCTGAGTGAATTTCAGCTGCAGGTCTACGCTCCAAACTTCATCAGCGCTGGCTATGATATTCCTACCATTAGCCGAATGACCCCAGAG gattTAACAGCTATTGGAGTTACCAAACCAGGACATCGAAAGAAGATAACCTCAGAGATCAATAAGATAACTGTAAATGAGTGGCTGCCTGACCAAAAACCA GCGAGTCTTGGAGAATGGTTAGCTATGATTGGGTTGAGTCAGTATCACCAAATCTTAGTCCAAAACGGATATGAGAACATTGACTTCATCACTGACATCACGTGGGAGGACCTTCAGGAGATTGGCATTACAAAACTTG GACACCAGAAGAAGCTTATGCTTGCAGTGAAGAAGCTAGCAGAGATCCAAAAGGCCTCTGATGGTCGCAACACATTGCGTAAAAAGCCCCCAGTCACTCAGGAAGTGATGGCTATTGAGAGCCCACCCCACGACAGTGGAGAGTGTATGTCCCCTAAAATGACAACGTTCCAGGACAGTGAACTGAGTGGGGAGTTACAGGCTGCTCTTACACGCCCTGCTGATGTGCAGGATGGTGCAGAAATGAGAACCAACAGCAACCTGGGACCACAACACCGAGCCCGCAGTCTGCATGAGAACAGTATGAGCAAGAGCCGAGACTCAGAAGAGCCTAGTGGGCCACCCAAAAAGGAGGCACGTACTATGCGCCAGAGCAGCCAAGGAGGGGTGAGAAGTACCTCATCGGCGCAGCCAAAACCGCGTCAGTCTTATCCCCAAGGTGCAGGACCACCCTATACTCCACCACAAACACCCACCAAAACAAAGCCTCCCACCTCACAGGCAATGAGTAACCCACcaagtaaacaaaaacctaGCACTCAGCTGCATCAGCAGACCGAAAAGCCCATAACAACTCGTGCTCACCCCCAGTCCCCCACTCAAAGGTCCCATCCACACCCAGTGTCCCAGCCTGTGGAAACTAAGGAGGCTGCACCTCAAGGACCTGCTGTCTCAGTACCACTCCTGTGCCTGCCTCCAGAAGGTGATGAAGCTTGCGATGAGTATGGTCTGCCCAAGAAACGGGCCCACAGCCTGAATCGCTATGCTGTTTCTGATGGTGAGCAGGAGCGGGACGAGCTAAATGTGCCAGATTCAGGAGGAAAGTATGCCACAGTACAGAACCGGGTGGGTCGCAGCAACTCAATGAAAGGGCAGGCAGACAAAAATGTCAACCGAAGCCAGTCCTTTGCACTCAGACAGAAAAAGAAGGgtcctcctccacctcccccCAAACGCTCTAGTTCAGCCATCTCGAGCTCCAGTAGTAATCTGACAGAAGTGCCCAAGGAGACAAGCAGTGGACCTCTTCTGGAGGTCCCCTACCAACCACAAAGACGTGCAAGTGACCTGGGTGGCACTGTAGACACGGGCAGTGCCGGTAGTGTGAGGAGCATTGCAGCCATGTTGGAAATGTCCTCCATTGGTGGGGGTGCCAAGGGTCTCGCTTTACAGAAGTCTGCAGGTCACTATCTGCAG GTGGGTTCTACTGGAGGAAAGCAGCGAGATGCTATTGGTCTGGATGGAGAAGTAGTGAACCGTCGCAGGACTATTAGTGGGCCTGTCACTGAGTTAGTAGCAGCTGCTAAGCGAGGACCACAGCCAGAGCCAGTCCAGGATAGACAACGCAATGAAACCCAGCCAAGCTCTAGTGGGAGCTCAGCAGAGAATCTTCCATTTGCTGAGGATGGAAACCTCACCATCAAACAAAGACCTAGACAGGGCAAAGATGAGAATGAGGAGGGACTAGAAATGTCATACTCCTTATCCCAGGAGGACCATTCACATGTGGATACCACAGCCTCACTGAAAAGGATGGTCCAAAGCACCAAGCAGCAACCAAATGGCACCAAGTTCCAGCTAACAGAGTCAAATACAGTTAAGCGCCGCCCCAAGAACAAAGACAAAGATACAGAAGAACTCCAGGATGGGCAGATGCCTGTACCATATGAGAATGGGACTGGCACCATTAAAAGGCGCCCTGTGTCAGAGGTTACAGTTTCGGAGCAGCCCAGGCCACAGGAACATCCTGAGAACTCGCCTCGTCGGGACAGTGCAGACTTGGAAGGCCATGTTACTGAGAGTGCCCCTCGTAAGTCCGTCAAACCTCCTGTGTCCCCCAAACCTGTTCTGGCCCAGCACATGAAGAAACAAGGACCACCGGCtgccatcaccaagaaagccccaTTTCCTGGACCAACTGGGGCACCTGGCAGCCCAGGTACTACACAGTGCGGCCCTTTCACTTGCCCTGTCTTTACACAATTAT TTGAGGGAAAGAAAGTACCTCCTCCAATTTCACCGAAACCTACACCTCCTCCCACAGCCCCCAAACCATCCAAAAATGTTCTGCAGTCTTTAAATGCAACACCTAATCCCACTCCCATACCCTCTCCAGCCAAGCAGACTGTTACCAGAATGGCTAGCACAGCTCCTGCCCAGAACAACCACCCTGTCAAGGCTACAACCCCACCAGCCTTGAGTGCACAGACCCCACACACGCCCCAGTCTCCTCACACCCCACAGACACCACAGACACCCCAGACACCTCTAACCCCACAGACACCCCAAACTCCCCAGACATCAGGTCCCCCAACACCCACCCCTACACCACCACCTGTGAAGCCCCCTCGCTCCTCAATCAGTGGGGTGTCCATGGACAGTTCAACTGGATCAGCGTTTGTCGCAGGGGTAGTGACAGTAGATGCAGTGCACCAGAAGATAGAAGAGACCAGTGCCTCACTGGCTGCAGCCCTGCAGGCAGTCGAAGAGAAGATCAAGGAGGATGGGCAAAAAGA CTCACTGGCTGAAAACAAGAGCACAGTGAGTATCCTAGACGACATCGGCAGCATGTTCGATGACCTGGCCGACCAGCTGGATGCCATGTTGGAGTGA